A region from the uncultured Draconibacterium sp. genome encodes:
- a CDS encoding dipeptide epimerase codes for MKLSFRPYELQLKHAFTLASSSRTTTPVMLVELEFDGVVGYGEASMPPYLGESHETVAKFLKKVDLTAFNDPFRMDEILEYIDSVEPGNRAAKASVDIALHDLVGKIMGQPWYKIWGLNPDDTPLTSFTIGIDTPEVIVTKTKEASEFKILKVKMGRDNDKELVETIRTVTDVPLCVDVNQGWKDKHQALDMIHWLQEKGIVFVEQPMPGGQVDDMAWLTAHSPLPTVADEAFQRIHDIPKIKDVYSGINIKLMKSTGMREAKKMIDVARALDMKVMIGCMTETSCAVTAASQLSPLVDWADLDGALLIKNDVFDGMKVIDGKVTLNELPGIGIRKIN; via the coding sequence ATGAAATTAAGTTTTCGCCCTTATGAACTACAGCTGAAACATGCCTTTACCCTGGCAAGCAGTTCGCGAACTACAACTCCGGTAATGTTGGTTGAGTTAGAATTTGATGGGGTAGTTGGTTATGGCGAGGCGTCAATGCCGCCGTATTTAGGCGAGTCGCACGAAACAGTGGCGAAGTTTTTAAAAAAGGTTGACCTTACTGCATTTAACGACCCGTTTAGAATGGATGAAATACTGGAATATATCGACAGTGTTGAACCCGGGAATCGGGCAGCAAAGGCTAGTGTTGATATTGCTTTGCACGATTTGGTAGGGAAAATAATGGGCCAGCCCTGGTATAAAATATGGGGCTTAAATCCGGATGATACACCACTTACTTCGTTTACCATAGGTATTGATACGCCGGAGGTGATTGTGACGAAAACCAAAGAGGCGTCCGAGTTTAAAATACTGAAAGTAAAAATGGGGCGCGATAACGATAAGGAATTGGTAGAAACAATCCGGACCGTAACCGATGTGCCTTTGTGTGTGGATGTTAACCAGGGTTGGAAGGATAAACATCAGGCATTAGACATGATACATTGGTTACAGGAAAAAGGAATTGTTTTTGTTGAACAACCCATGCCTGGCGGGCAAGTAGATGATATGGCCTGGCTAACGGCCCATAGCCCGTTACCAACGGTTGCCGACGAGGCTTTTCAACGCATACACGATATTCCGAAAATTAAAGATGTGTACTCAGGAATAAATATAAAACTGATGAAAAGCACCGGGATGCGCGAGGCCAAAAAAATGATTGATGTTGCACGTGCCCTGGATATGAAAGTAATGATCGGTTGCATGACGGAGACTTCGTGTGCAGTTACAGCTGCCTCACAACTATCGCCACTGGTTGACTGGGCCGACCTGGATGGTGCACTTCTAATTAAAAACGACGTGTTTGACGGAATGAAAGTTATTGACGGAAAGGTAACTTTAAATGAATTACCTGGCATTGGTATTCGAAAAATTAATTAG
- the ercA gene encoding alcohol dehydrogenase-like regulatory protein ErcA, translated as MNVPLRKCLIPEFILGDGAINLASRYVNFFNPKKVLVVTDKGLRETKLVSKIEKQFTENKVPYCIFDHVSPNPRDHEVMEGAQMYRKENCNVILAIGGGSAMDAAKGIGIVSTNFNAIERFEGVDKIADPMPPLVCIPTTAGTSADISQFAIILNSSEKTKMAIISKTVVPDTSLIDAETTLTMNAELTAATGIDAMVHAFEAYASSASSAITDMNALEAIRLIKKYLPLTLKSPDNLKYRNKMMLASLLAGIAFSNASLGLVHAMAHALGGLKDAAHGICNAILLDHVVDFNYDAVPNKYIEIAKAMDLNLIHTSTERGKALLVETIQEFKYACGIREGLNQIGIHDADIPHLAKKAFNDACIVTNPRDAEIADIQNIFRNAR; from the coding sequence ATGAACGTTCCGCTGCGCAAATGCCTTATCCCTGAATTTATTCTTGGCGATGGTGCCATCAACCTCGCAAGCCGTTATGTTAATTTCTTCAACCCAAAAAAAGTTTTAGTTGTTACCGACAAAGGTTTAAGGGAAACAAAGCTGGTTTCGAAAATTGAAAAACAATTTACTGAAAACAAAGTACCCTATTGCATTTTTGATCATGTTTCTCCAAACCCGCGCGACCACGAGGTAATGGAAGGTGCGCAAATGTACAGGAAGGAAAACTGTAATGTAATTCTGGCAATAGGCGGTGGAAGTGCAATGGATGCAGCAAAAGGCATTGGCATTGTTAGTACCAATTTTAATGCTATCGAAAGGTTTGAAGGCGTTGATAAAATTGCCGACCCCATGCCTCCATTGGTATGTATTCCAACCACTGCCGGAACCTCAGCCGATATTTCGCAATTCGCTATAATTCTTAACTCCAGCGAAAAGACCAAAATGGCGATTATTAGTAAAACTGTTGTACCCGACACTTCGCTCATCGATGCAGAAACCACCTTAACAATGAATGCGGAATTAACTGCTGCAACCGGTATCGATGCCATGGTACATGCTTTTGAAGCCTATGCTTCATCAGCCAGTTCGGCCATTACGGATATGAACGCGCTGGAAGCCATCCGACTGATAAAAAAATATTTACCACTTACCTTAAAATCACCCGACAACCTGAAATACCGCAACAAAATGATGTTGGCCAGCTTACTTGCAGGTATTGCTTTTTCCAACGCCAGCCTGGGGCTGGTGCATGCCATGGCACATGCCCTGGGCGGGCTTAAAGATGCTGCTCATGGTATTTGCAACGCAATTCTTTTAGACCATGTGGTAGATTTTAATTACGATGCTGTACCCAATAAATACATTGAAATTGCTAAGGCAATGGATTTAAACCTGATTCATACCAGTACTGAAAGAGGTAAAGCCCTGCTGGTAGAAACAATCCAGGAGTTTAAGTATGCCTGCGGAATACGAGAAGGTTTAAATCAAATTGGCATTCACGATGCGGATATCCCTCATCTTGCCAAAAAAGCATTTAATGATGCGTGCATTGTTACCAATCCACGAGATGCAGAAATAGCTGATATTCAAAACATATTTAGGAATGCCCGGTAA
- a CDS encoding C40 family peptidase: protein MKSIHFLLLILLILSACLPVDTASIQQKVDEVGQKHIKGTRLLYWNIDVVNESNSVVLEGATASKSAHAELKKLAKQETLKFAVDILPSQKFQQYPWAVAKLSVCNIPSSGKHFAELLTKAILGMPLKVYHQKQGWYLVQTPHGYFGWVDQAGIALESVKDINTWKSLDKVLYKKSSGVAYAKVGENSGVEFDLVMANLLSIAGEEAVFYKIVLPDGCQGFVKKDECVSLDIWKNKNLTAEAVVNPALSFNGVPYLRGGTSAKMVDCSGFVKSAFYFHRLILQRDASQQTFYGELVDAKNGYDTLQPGDLVFFGIKATESQKERVTRVGMVIGNQDFIHASGKVRISSLNRNRQKYTEHYEKRFVRARTVLGNVDGKGIEWVVDNKFYKEILP from the coding sequence ATGAAATCAATCCATTTTCTCTTACTAATTCTTCTAATTTTATCAGCTTGTTTGCCTGTTGACACAGCATCTATTCAGCAGAAGGTAGATGAAGTTGGCCAAAAGCACATTAAAGGTACGCGACTTTTATATTGGAATATTGATGTAGTGAATGAGAGTAATAGTGTGGTTTTAGAAGGTGCTACAGCATCAAAAAGTGCTCATGCTGAGTTGAAAAAACTAGCTAAACAGGAGACGCTGAAATTTGCTGTAGACATATTGCCGTCCCAAAAATTTCAACAGTATCCGTGGGCAGTTGCTAAGCTTTCAGTATGCAATATACCCAGTTCCGGAAAGCATTTTGCTGAATTGCTTACAAAGGCTATTTTAGGAATGCCCTTAAAAGTATATCATCAAAAACAAGGCTGGTATTTGGTGCAAACCCCCCATGGTTATTTTGGTTGGGTGGACCAGGCGGGTATAGCTTTAGAAAGTGTTAAGGATATAAATACCTGGAAATCATTGGATAAAGTTTTATACAAAAAATCAAGTGGTGTTGCCTATGCAAAAGTGGGTGAAAACAGTGGTGTTGAATTTGATTTGGTAATGGCTAACCTGTTAAGCATTGCAGGCGAAGAAGCAGTATTCTATAAAATAGTTTTACCCGATGGTTGTCAGGGATTTGTGAAAAAGGATGAGTGTGTTTCGCTGGATATTTGGAAGAACAAAAATTTGACGGCAGAAGCTGTCGTAAACCCAGCACTTAGTTTTAACGGTGTTCCGTATTTGAGGGGTGGAACCTCAGCAAAAATGGTAGATTGCAGCGGTTTTGTAAAATCAGCTTTCTATTTTCACCGACTGATTTTGCAGCGTGATGCATCTCAGCAAACTTTTTATGGAGAGTTGGTTGATGCCAAAAATGGTTACGATACGCTGCAGCCCGGCGACTTGGTTTTCTTTGGAATAAAAGCTACCGAATCTCAAAAAGAAAGAGTAACTCGCGTTGGAATGGTGATTGGTAATCAGGATTTTATTCATGCCTCGGGAAAAGTAAGAATTAGCAGCCTCAACCGAAATAGACAAAAATATACAGAGCATTACGAAAAAAGGTTTGTTCGAGCACGCACCGTGCTTGGAAATGTTGATGGCAAAGGTATTGAATGGGTAGTTGACAATAAGTTTTACAAAGAAATTTTACCTTAA
- the ilvB gene encoding biosynthetic-type acetolactate synthase large subunit, producing the protein MTAKKVTGSQALILSLMEEGVDTIFGYPGGAIMPVYDALYDFDKEVKHILTRHEQGAVHGAQGYARVTGKAGVCFATSGPGATNLMTGIADAMIDSTPLVCITGQVASPLLGTDAFQESDIVGMSIPVTKWNYQVTTPEEIPEAIAQAFYIATTGRPGPVLIDLTKDAQFGELDFKYEKCTKIRSYVPETHVDPHEVKAAAKLIDAAKKPMILFGHGIIISRAEEELKNFIEKTGIPAAWTLMGLSALPTEHPLNVGMLGMHGNYGPNKLTNQADLIIAVGMRFDDRVTGKVSEYAKNAKIIHIEIDPAEIDKIIKTDVSVLGDAKKALKMLSNNVQPNKHEAWVNEFRKCDAIENEKVIQKDLYPTKPGLTMGEAVRIASEKTNHEAVLVTDVGQHQMVAQRYFKFKNSRSNVTSGGLGTMGFCLPAAMGAQIGAPNRTVVAMVGDGGFQMTLQELGTIAQNKLPVKIMLLNNNFLGMVRQWQQLFFEKRYSFTELHNPDFITIGKGFGIEGHIVDKREDLESSIQKMIDHDGPYLLEIKIEKEDNVFPMVPTGASVSDVILEP; encoded by the coding sequence ATGACAGCAAAAAAAGTTACCGGTTCACAAGCATTAATCCTGTCGTTAATGGAAGAAGGAGTGGATACTATATTCGGGTATCCGGGCGGAGCAATAATGCCCGTTTACGATGCTTTGTATGATTTTGACAAAGAGGTAAAACATATATTAACACGGCACGAGCAGGGAGCTGTACACGGCGCTCAGGGATATGCCCGCGTAACAGGTAAAGCAGGTGTTTGCTTTGCAACCTCGGGCCCCGGAGCAACAAACCTGATGACGGGTATTGCTGATGCAATGATTGATTCTACCCCACTGGTATGCATAACCGGCCAGGTGGCTTCCCCACTGCTCGGAACAGATGCTTTTCAGGAATCCGACATTGTTGGGATGTCTATTCCGGTTACCAAGTGGAACTACCAGGTTACTACACCCGAAGAAATTCCGGAAGCCATAGCACAAGCTTTTTACATTGCCACCACAGGCCGTCCGGGACCGGTTTTAATCGACCTCACCAAAGATGCTCAGTTTGGAGAGTTGGATTTTAAATACGAAAAATGCACAAAAATTCGCAGTTATGTGCCCGAAACACACGTTGACCCACACGAGGTAAAAGCCGCTGCTAAATTAATTGATGCAGCAAAAAAACCCATGATATTGTTTGGTCACGGAATTATAATAAGCCGTGCTGAAGAAGAATTAAAAAACTTTATTGAAAAAACAGGTATTCCGGCGGCATGGACCCTGATGGGGCTTTCGGCCTTACCTACCGAACACCCTTTAAATGTTGGGATGTTAGGAATGCATGGGAATTACGGCCCCAATAAACTAACCAACCAGGCCGATTTAATTATTGCTGTTGGGATGCGATTCGACGACCGTGTTACCGGGAAAGTAAGCGAGTATGCCAAAAATGCCAAAATAATTCACATAGAGATTGATCCGGCAGAAATTGATAAGATTATAAAAACAGATGTTAGTGTGCTCGGTGATGCAAAAAAAGCACTAAAAATGCTTAGCAACAACGTTCAACCCAACAAGCACGAAGCATGGGTAAATGAGTTCAGGAAATGCGATGCCATTGAGAATGAAAAAGTTATTCAAAAAGACCTGTACCCCACAAAACCGGGCTTAACCATGGGTGAAGCGGTAAGAATAGCCTCAGAAAAAACAAACCATGAAGCTGTTTTGGTTACCGATGTTGGCCAGCACCAAATGGTTGCGCAACGCTATTTTAAATTTAAGAACTCGCGCAGCAACGTTACTTCAGGAGGTTTAGGAACTATGGGATTTTGCCTGCCTGCTGCCATGGGGGCACAAATTGGAGCGCCCAACAGAACAGTTGTTGCCATGGTTGGCGATGGCGGTTTCCAAATGACCTTACAGGAATTGGGTACCATTGCCCAAAACAAACTTCCGGTTAAAATAATGCTGCTTAACAATAACTTCCTCGGGATGGTAAGACAGTGGCAACAGTTGTTTTTTGAAAAAAGATATTCGTTTACCGAACTACATAATCCCGATTTTATTACCATTGGTAAAGGATTTGGAATTGAAGGCCACATCGTAGATAAACGCGAAGATCTGGAATCGAGCATTCAAAAAATGATCGACCATGACGGGCCGTACTTGCTTGAAATTAAAATTGAAAAAGAAGACAATGTATTCCCGATGGTTCCAACGGGTGCATCTGTTTCTGATGTAATTTTAGAGCCTTAA
- the ilvD gene encoding dihydroxy-acid dehydratase, which yields MQYPLRSNTTTQGRRMAGARSLWRANGMKEEHFGKPLIAIVNSFTQFVPGHVHLHEIGQYVKGLIEKEGYFAAEFNTIAIDDGIAMGHDGMLYSLPSRDVIADSVEYMCNAHKVDAMVCISNCDKITPGMLMAAMRLNIPAIFVSGGPMEAGEVDDRYLDLVDAMVMAADTSIDDDYVSKVEQNACPTCGSCSGMFTANSMNCLAEAIGLALPGNGTIVATHANRKKLFEEAAQRIIAATKSYYFEGNEAVLPRNIASRDAFLNAMKLDIAMGGSTNTVLHLLAIAHEAEVEFTMQDIDQLSRITPNLCKVAPNGHYHIQDVNRAGGILSILGELERGGLLETEVSRIDGRTLGEAIAAYDITRDSVSEDAINRFKSAPGGGRNLVMGSQTSQYKKLDTDRAAGCIRSFENAYNKDGGLAVLFGNIAEKGCIVKTAGVDASIFKFSGTARVFDSQDDAVNGILGDTVQKGDVIVIRYEGPKGGPGMQEMLYPTSYLKSMQLDKHCALITDGRFSGGTSGLSIGHVSPEAAAGGAIALIRNNDKIEIDITTRSINLLISDEEMQQRRDEENAKGAQAWKPEQRQRNVSKALKAYASLVSSADMGAVRLID from the coding sequence ATGCAATATCCTTTACGAAGCAACACTACCACACAAGGACGCCGGATGGCCGGTGCACGGAGCCTTTGGCGCGCAAACGGAATGAAAGAAGAACATTTTGGCAAACCACTTATTGCCATAGTAAATTCGTTTACACAATTTGTGCCGGGGCATGTTCACTTGCACGAAATAGGCCAATACGTAAAAGGTTTAATTGAAAAAGAAGGCTACTTTGCGGCCGAGTTTAATACCATTGCCATTGATGACGGTATTGCCATGGGGCACGACGGAATGCTTTATTCCCTGCCATCGCGCGATGTAATTGCCGACAGTGTGGAATACATGTGTAACGCACACAAGGTTGACGCCATGGTATGCATTTCAAATTGCGATAAAATTACACCAGGTATGCTCATGGCTGCCATGCGATTAAACATTCCGGCAATATTTGTTTCGGGTGGACCGATGGAAGCCGGTGAGGTTGACGACCGTTACCTCGACCTGGTAGATGCGATGGTTATGGCTGCCGACACCTCGATAGACGACGATTATGTTTCGAAGGTTGAACAAAATGCCTGCCCTACCTGCGGATCGTGTTCGGGTATGTTTACCGCTAACTCGATGAACTGCCTGGCTGAAGCAATTGGTCTTGCGCTGCCTGGCAATGGCACCATTGTAGCTACCCACGCCAACCGTAAGAAGCTATTTGAAGAAGCCGCTCAACGAATTATTGCAGCCACAAAATCATACTACTTCGAAGGAAACGAGGCTGTACTTCCAAGAAATATTGCAAGCCGCGATGCCTTTTTAAACGCCATGAAACTGGATATTGCGATGGGAGGATCAACCAATACGGTACTTCATCTTTTGGCCATTGCCCACGAGGCTGAAGTAGAATTTACTATGCAAGATATTGACCAGCTTTCGCGCATTACTCCTAACCTTTGCAAAGTAGCACCTAACGGCCACTATCATATTCAGGATGTAAACCGTGCCGGTGGTATTTTATCGATTTTAGGAGAACTTGAACGTGGAGGCTTACTTGAAACTGAAGTATCGCGAATTGATGGAAGGACTCTGGGCGAAGCTATTGCCGCTTACGATATCACACGTGATTCGGTAAGCGAAGATGCCATTAACCGTTTCAAATCGGCTCCTGGCGGAGGAAGAAACCTGGTAATGGGCTCACAAACAAGTCAATACAAAAAGCTTGACACCGACCGTGCAGCAGGATGCATCCGCAGTTTTGAAAATGCATACAACAAAGATGGTGGTTTAGCTGTTCTTTTCGGAAATATTGCCGAAAAAGGTTGTATTGTAAAAACAGCGGGAGTGGATGCATCAATTTTCAAATTTTCAGGAACAGCAAGAGTTTTCGATTCGCAAGATGATGCTGTGAATGGGATACTTGGCGACACCGTGCAGAAAGGCGATGTAATTGTGATTCGTTACGAAGGGCCAAAAGGTGGGCCGGGTATGCAGGAAATGCTATACCCCACCTCTTACCTGAAATCAATGCAATTGGATAAACATTGTGCCTTAATTACCGACGGACGTTTTTCCGGTGGTACATCAGGGTTATCAATTGGCCATGTTTCGCCAGAAGCAGCTGCTGGTGGAGCAATTGCACTAATTCGAAACAACGACAAAATTGAAATTGATATTACTACCCGTTCCATAAACCTGCTTATTTCTGACGAAGAAATGCAACAACGCAGAGATGAAGAGAATGCCAAAGGAGCCCAAGCATGGAAACCGGAACAACGCCAACGCAATGTTTCAAAAGCGCTAAAAGCCTATGCCAGCCTGGTTTCATCAGCCGATATGGGAGCAGTAAGACTAATTGATTAA
- a CDS encoding FadR/GntR family transcriptional regulator — protein MDEIFSKIGSKLTLSQKIERRLEVAIREKKLPVGSKLPTERELCESFGVSRTALREALRRLSARGLVEVTKGSGMVVTGLKIDDAIENLNLYYDMQFDHNLIAQIIEVRRLFEPEIASLAAQQRTQNDLADIQDNIELFKACNPDNIQLEADLDNKFHLLIAKAAHNPIVQITMEPIYSLLPRMRNLIYANIEGEKDVTFEYHLKIFNAINRQKREDAAELMKIHLRRTMEIYQKYLHNSF, from the coding sequence ATGGATGAAATATTCAGCAAAATTGGCAGCAAACTAACTTTAAGCCAAAAAATAGAAAGACGATTGGAAGTTGCTATACGCGAGAAGAAATTACCGGTAGGCTCAAAACTTCCCACAGAAAGAGAACTTTGTGAAAGTTTTGGAGTTAGTCGTACTGCTCTTCGTGAGGCTTTAAGAAGACTTAGTGCCAGAGGATTAGTTGAGGTAACAAAAGGCAGTGGAATGGTGGTAACCGGATTAAAAATCGACGATGCCATTGAAAACCTGAATTTGTATTACGACATGCAATTTGATCATAACCTGATTGCACAGATTATTGAGGTACGGCGTTTGTTTGAACCCGAAATTGCCAGCCTGGCAGCACAGCAACGTACACAAAACGATTTGGCTGATATTCAAGATAATATTGAATTGTTTAAGGCATGTAATCCTGATAATATTCAGTTAGAAGCAGATTTGGATAACAAGTTTCATCTGCTGATAGCCAAGGCTGCCCACAACCCAATCGTACAGATTACAATGGAACCCATCTACTCGTTGTTGCCTCGCATGAGGAATTTAATTTATGCGAATATTGAAGGAGAAAAAGATGTAACCTTTGAATACCATTTGAAAATTTTTAACGCTATTAATAGGCAAAAACGCGAAGATGCTGCCGAGTTAATGAAAATTCACTTGCGCAGAACAATGGAAATCTACCAGAAATACCTGCATAATTCGTTTTAA
- the ilvN gene encoding acetolactate synthase small subunit, translated as MRQEYIISVYSENHIGLLTRITNVFTRRKTNIDSLTVSESAIQGIYKFTIVVQCTQAMAIKLVGQIEKQIDVLKAFYHTNDEMIFQEIALYKVPIEPIYESDTIETIVRRAGAKILEITKDYVVIEKTGHKEDTQALFEELNQFKVMQFIRSGRVAITRDPIERLSEFLKERDAFLTSLD; from the coding sequence ATGAGACAAGAATATATAATATCGGTTTATTCAGAAAACCACATTGGATTGCTAACACGAATTACCAACGTTTTTACACGTCGGAAAACAAACATCGACAGCCTCACTGTATCCGAGTCGGCCATACAAGGTATCTATAAATTTACCATTGTGGTGCAATGTACCCAGGCCATGGCTATTAAACTTGTTGGCCAGATTGAAAAACAAATTGACGTATTAAAAGCTTTTTACCACACCAACGACGAGATGATTTTTCAGGAAATTGCCTTGTATAAAGTGCCTATTGAGCCCATTTACGAAAGCGATACTATTGAAACAATCGTTCGGCGCGCAGGAGCAAAAATTCTGGAGATTACAAAAGACTATGTGGTAATTGAAAAAACCGGCCACAAAGAAGATACACAGGCACTTTTCGAAGAACTGAATCAATTTAAAGTAATGCAGTTTATCCGTTCCGGACGAGTTGCAATTACCCGAGATCCGATTGAAAGGTTATCGGAGTTTTTAAAAGAACGCGATGCCTTCCTCACCAGCTTAGATTAA
- a CDS encoding alpha-L-fucosidase: MKKFSLAFALCTFSLLLLAQTPLKHENEVLNLNKPDRVEWFRNLGFGLFIHFSFDSQLGVVISHSMAGASDDYLNRYINELPKTFNPKDFDAHEIATLAKLAGMKYIVFTTKHHSGFCMWDTETTDFNISNTPYGNDLVAEYVEATRNAGLAVGFYFSPEDFNFLHENGLQVRRRFTAPIPKQIMDKYLELNELQMLELMAKYGDIDILFYDGGEGPLVEKCKQVAWELQPDVVVTRGAMQTPEQTLPGVTISDPWEANLTMGTQWAYKPADEDYKSGLRLLEILIETRAKGGNQLLNIGPKPNGEIPETQEDRLREIAAWNFINGEAIDATEPWIIPNEENIWFTWKPKEKCLYAFLTKQPQWPRGERREFVIRSAELSENSKVEVLGQSSELVEYMPDIDATTYFQQKEDGLHISCVRAQRIYNNHKWNNPIVLKITNCKPALIPPVVKTEDAEIIYSKGSSFIQFKGTIIKHDDEEKLTACFQYRPYAGFVEELYSDEWMETTNAAINDSSFVFKLPVQIKNVTYQYRALVKHPKASIFGEIKRIETK; this comes from the coding sequence ATGAAGAAATTTAGCTTAGCTTTCGCGTTATGTACCTTTTCTTTACTCCTATTGGCACAAACACCACTAAAACATGAGAACGAGGTGCTTAATTTAAACAAACCTGACAGAGTTGAATGGTTTCGCAACCTGGGCTTTGGCTTGTTCATACATTTTAGTTTCGATAGTCAGCTCGGTGTGGTTATCAGTCACTCCATGGCCGGGGCTTCTGATGATTACCTGAACCGATACATCAATGAACTTCCCAAAACCTTTAACCCAAAAGATTTTGATGCTCATGAGATTGCCACTTTAGCAAAGCTGGCCGGAATGAAATATATTGTATTTACGACCAAACACCACTCCGGTTTTTGCATGTGGGATACCGAAACAACTGATTTCAATATCAGCAACACCCCGTATGGAAATGATTTGGTTGCCGAATATGTTGAGGCTACACGCAACGCAGGCCTTGCGGTCGGTTTTTATTTCTCGCCGGAAGATTTCAATTTTTTACATGAAAACGGCCTTCAGGTTCGCCGCAGATTTACTGCCCCCATTCCAAAACAGATTATGGATAAATACCTAGAACTGAACGAACTACAGATGCTTGAACTTATGGCTAAATACGGCGATATTGATATTCTTTTTTACGATGGAGGCGAAGGTCCGCTAGTTGAAAAATGCAAGCAGGTAGCCTGGGAACTTCAACCCGATGTGGTGGTTACACGTGGCGCCATGCAAACGCCTGAGCAGACCCTTCCGGGCGTTACCATATCCGATCCGTGGGAAGCTAACCTAACCATGGGCACACAATGGGCCTACAAACCGGCCGACGAGGATTACAAATCAGGCCTTCGTTTATTGGAGATTCTTATTGAAACACGCGCAAAAGGTGGCAATCAGCTGCTAAACATTGGCCCTAAACCAAACGGAGAAATACCGGAAACTCAGGAAGATCGTTTGCGCGAAATTGCTGCCTGGAATTTTATAAACGGAGAAGCCATTGATGCAACAGAACCATGGATTATTCCAAATGAAGAGAATATTTGGTTTACCTGGAAACCCAAAGAGAAATGTCTGTATGCATTTTTAACCAAACAACCCCAATGGCCACGCGGTGAGCGCCGGGAGTTTGTAATACGGTCGGCAGAGCTATCTGAAAATTCAAAAGTTGAAGTATTGGGGCAATCAAGCGAATTGGTAGAATACATGCCGGATATCGATGCAACAACTTATTTTCAGCAAAAAGAAGATGGATTGCATATATCGTGTGTGCGCGCACAACGTATTTATAACAACCACAAATGGAATAACCCAATTGTATTAAAAATTACCAATTGCAAACCGGCCCTTATTCCACCCGTTGTAAAAACAGAAGATGCCGAAATTATTTATTCCAAAGGTAGTAGCTTTATTCAGTTTAAGGGCACAATTATAAAGCACGATGACGAAGAAAAACTAACAGCCTGCTTTCAATACAGGCCTTATGCCGGTTTTGTTGAAGAACTGTATTCTGACGAATGGATGGAAACAACAAATGCAGCAATTAATGACAGTAGTTTTGTGTTTAAACTTCCGGTACAAATTAAAAATGTTACCTACCAGTACCGGGCATTGGTAAAACACCCAAAGGCCAGCATTTTTGGCGAAATAAAAAGAATTGAAACCAAATAA